Proteins from a genomic interval of Lysobacter arenosi:
- the arsN2 gene encoding arsenic resistance N-acetyltransferase ArsN2 codes for MDLRIGGESDAARIRTLLVDSGLPVEDLDAAHIDFLIAGEGGETFGVIGLQSFGQVGLLRSLAVEAGGRGKGTGSTLVDALESHARAAGMRQLVLLTQTAEPFFAARGYAPIARDAAPQAVQGSAEFRSICPASATCMSKDLQPR; via the coding sequence ATGGATCTGCGCATTGGCGGGGAATCGGATGCAGCGCGCATCCGCACGTTGCTGGTCGACAGCGGGCTACCGGTTGAAGACCTGGATGCCGCGCACATCGACTTCCTGATTGCCGGGGAGGGCGGTGAGACGTTCGGTGTGATCGGCCTGCAGTCGTTCGGGCAGGTCGGGTTGCTGCGCTCGCTCGCGGTTGAGGCGGGCGGACGTGGCAAAGGCACTGGCAGCACGCTGGTCGACGCACTGGAGTCACACGCGCGCGCCGCCGGCATGCGTCAACTGGTGTTGCTCACCCAGACCGCCGAACCGTTCTTCGCAGCCCGTGGCTACGCGCCCATTGCCCGCGACGCCGCGCCGCAGGCCGTGCAGGGCAGTGCCGAATTCCGCTCGATCTGCCCGGCGTCGGCGACATGCATGAGCAAGGACCTCCAGCCTCGATGA
- a CDS encoding ArsI/CadI family heavy metal resistance metalloenzyme, with the protein MNRFHVHLNVADLATSIRFYTELFAAPPTVVKGDYAKWMLDDPRVNFAISNTGRAPGVDHLGIQVERADELSELGRRLDAAGGEVLPEPGAICCYANSDKMWTHDPQGTRWETFHTLGEATSYYAADASCDSEGASCSPRAGQPAPAARASAAACCAPSSSCC; encoded by the coding sequence ATGAATCGCTTCCATGTGCACCTGAACGTCGCCGACCTGGCTACGAGCATCCGCTTCTACACCGAGCTGTTCGCAGCGCCGCCGACCGTGGTCAAGGGCGACTACGCCAAGTGGATGCTGGACGATCCGCGCGTCAACTTCGCCATCTCCAACACCGGTCGAGCCCCCGGCGTCGACCATCTCGGCATCCAGGTGGAGCGAGCCGACGAGCTGTCCGAACTTGGCCGGCGCCTCGATGCCGCCGGCGGCGAAGTCCTTCCCGAGCCCGGCGCGATCTGCTGCTACGCAAACTCCGACAAGATGTGGACGCACGACCCGCAGGGCACACGCTGGGAAACCTTCCACACGCTCGGCGAAGCCACCAGCTACTACGCCGCGGATGCATCCTGCGATTCCGAAGGCGCCAGCTGCAGTCCACGGGCAGGCCAGCCAGCACCCGCAGCGCGTGCAAGCGCGGCCGCGTGCTGCGCGCCCAGTTCCAGTTGCTGCTGA
- a CDS encoding ArsR/SmtB family transcription factor — protein MTSALAALNALGHESRLAAFRQLVQAGPDGMSVGELRERLGLAPATLTAHLNVLRAAALVHDQREGRVIRIRANYLQMNDLLAYLTENCCAGVAECEPAVACAPRKTGASQ, from the coding sequence ATGACATCCGCTCTAGCCGCCCTCAACGCCCTCGGCCACGAGTCGCGCCTCGCCGCTTTCCGTCAGCTGGTGCAGGCCGGTCCCGATGGCATGTCCGTCGGCGAACTGCGCGAGCGCCTGGGCCTGGCGCCGGCAACGCTCACGGCCCATCTGAACGTGCTGCGTGCCGCCGCCCTGGTGCACGACCAGCGCGAGGGAAGGGTGATCCGGATTCGCGCCAACTACCTGCAGATGAACGACCTGCTGGCCTACCTCACCGAAAACTGCTGTGCCGGCGTCGCCGAGTGCGAACCGGCCGTCGCATGCGCCCCCCGAAAAACAGGAGCTTCGCAATGA
- a CDS encoding heavy metal translocating P-type ATPase: MSPAVSATAQTRDWRFSVAGMTCASCAGRIEKALRAVPGVLDASVNLATERAQVRAIDGVTPHQLQSAVSAAGYNAKQLDTPPTTDTIADTVATREPMPRETRHLPLAMALSLPLVLPMIGMIGGQHWMLPGWVQFALATPVQFWLGARFYKAGWHALRAGTGNMDLLVALGTSAAYGLSVFHLLSQNAQHGPAPLYFEASAVVITLVLLGKWLESRAKRQTTEAIRALQALRPTTARVRRAHGDIDVRIDDVQIADRVIVRPGERFPVDGVITEGRTHADESMITGESLPVAKAEGDRVTGGAVNGEGAVVVETTAVGAESALARIIRLVEDAQAGKAPIQRTVDRVSAVFVPVVMAIALATLLGWGLFSGDWNQAILNAVAVLVIACPCALGLATPTAIMAGTGVAARAGILIKDAQALESAHRITTVAFDKTGTLTQGRPVLTDTVAVDGDVPALLALAAALQEGSEHPLAKAVVEAARGLPRTRVAIEVHAVPGRGLRGIVDGNPLLIGSSVMMEDAGIDIAPLRDQARPLALSGHTVSWLGDAANPRLRGLLAFRDQPRPGAREAIERLHRIGVRTVMISGDNEGAAKAIATQIGIDEVRANVAPADKAAAIASLREHGVVAMVGDGINDAPALAAADVGIAMGSGTDVAMHAAAVTLMRAEPGLVADAIAISRRTTRKIHQNLFWAFVYNVVGIPLAALGLLDPVVAGAAMALSSLSVVSNTLLLRRWRPQQ; this comes from the coding sequence ATGAGCCCTGCCGTTTCTGCCACTGCCCAGACCCGCGACTGGCGCTTCAGCGTCGCCGGCATGACCTGCGCCTCGTGCGCGGGCCGTATCGAGAAGGCGCTGCGCGCCGTACCCGGCGTGCTCGACGCCAGCGTCAACCTGGCAACGGAACGGGCCCAGGTGCGCGCGATCGACGGCGTCACGCCTCACCAGCTGCAATCGGCGGTGAGCGCGGCGGGCTATAACGCGAAGCAACTCGACACGCCGCCGACCACCGACACAATCGCGGACACGGTCGCCACTCGCGAGCCCATGCCGCGCGAAACACGCCACCTGCCGCTTGCGATGGCGTTGTCGTTGCCGCTGGTCCTGCCGATGATCGGCATGATCGGGGGCCAGCACTGGATGCTGCCAGGCTGGGTGCAGTTCGCCCTGGCGACGCCGGTGCAGTTCTGGCTCGGCGCGCGCTTCTACAAGGCCGGATGGCACGCACTCAGGGCCGGCACCGGCAACATGGACCTGCTGGTCGCGCTCGGCACCAGCGCCGCTTACGGACTGAGCGTTTTTCATCTGCTCAGCCAGAACGCCCAACACGGCCCTGCCCCGCTCTACTTCGAAGCCTCCGCCGTGGTGATCACGCTGGTGCTGCTGGGCAAGTGGCTGGAATCACGCGCCAAGCGCCAGACCACCGAAGCCATCCGCGCCCTTCAAGCCCTGCGCCCGACGACCGCGCGCGTGCGCCGCGCCCATGGCGATATCGATGTCCGCATCGACGACGTGCAGATCGCCGATCGGGTGATCGTTCGCCCGGGTGAACGCTTCCCGGTCGATGGCGTGATTACCGAAGGTCGCACGCATGCCGACGAATCCATGATCACCGGCGAATCGCTGCCAGTGGCCAAGGCCGAGGGCGACCGCGTCACCGGCGGCGCGGTCAACGGCGAAGGCGCGGTGGTCGTGGAGACCACCGCCGTCGGAGCAGAAAGCGCACTGGCGCGGATCATCCGCCTGGTCGAGGACGCGCAGGCAGGCAAGGCACCGATCCAGCGAACGGTCGATCGCGTCAGCGCGGTGTTCGTGCCGGTCGTCATGGCGATCGCACTGGCCACGCTGCTCGGCTGGGGCCTGTTCTCGGGTGACTGGAACCAGGCCATCCTCAATGCCGTTGCCGTCCTCGTCATCGCCTGTCCGTGTGCGCTGGGCCTGGCAACGCCGACCGCGATCATGGCCGGCACCGGGGTCGCTGCCCGCGCGGGCATTCTCATCAAGGACGCGCAAGCGCTGGAAAGTGCGCATCGCATCACCACCGTGGCGTTCGACAAGACCGGCACGCTGACCCAAGGGCGGCCGGTGCTGACCGATACCGTGGCCGTCGACGGCGACGTGCCTGCATTGCTTGCGCTCGCCGCGGCACTGCAGGAAGGCAGCGAGCACCCGCTGGCAAAGGCCGTGGTCGAGGCGGCGCGCGGCCTGCCGCGCACCCGGGTCGCCATTGAGGTGCATGCGGTACCGGGCCGCGGCCTGCGCGGGATCGTCGACGGCAACCCGCTGTTGATCGGCAGCAGCGTAATGATGGAGGACGCCGGCATCGACATCGCGCCACTGCGCGATCAGGCCCGGCCGCTGGCCCTGTCCGGCCACACGGTGTCCTGGCTTGGCGACGCAGCCAACCCGCGCCTGCGCGGACTGCTGGCGTTCCGCGATCAGCCCCGACCCGGAGCGCGCGAAGCGATCGAGCGGCTGCATCGCATCGGCGTGCGCACCGTGATGATCTCGGGCGACAACGAGGGCGCAGCGAAGGCGATAGCCACGCAGATCGGCATCGACGAAGTGCGCGCCAACGTCGCCCCCGCCGACAAGGCCGCGGCGATCGCGTCGCTGCGCGAGCACGGCGTGGTGGCGATGGTCGGCGACGGCATCAACGATGCCCCGGCGCTGGCAGCGGCCGACGTCGGCATCGCCATGGGCAGCGGCACCGACGTTGCCATGCACGCCGCGGCCGTGACCCTGATGCGGGCCGAGCCCGGCCTGGTCGCCGACGCCATCGCTATCTCCCGCCGTACCACGCGCAAGATCCACCAGAACCTGTTCTGGGCGTTCGTCTACAACGTGGTCGGCATCCCGTTGGCCGCACTGGGGCTGCTCGATCCGGTCGTGGCCGGCGCGGCGATGGCACTGTCGTCGCTCAGCGTGGTGTCAAATACCCTTCTGTTGCGACGCTGGCGCCCGCAGCAGTGA
- the cueR gene encoding Cu(I)-responsive transcriptional regulator, which translates to MPKLPRPPRPELADARQQGLHNIGEAAQLSGVSAKMIRHYESIGLIPQAGRTFAGYRIYSDADVHRLGFIHRARRLGFSMKQIEVLLGLWDDRSRASAEVKKLAQAHVDELTARISEMQSMQRTLQDLARRCHGDDRPDCPILDDLAHHQPD; encoded by the coding sequence ATGCCAAAGCTCCCGCGCCCCCCACGCCCCGAACTCGCCGATGCCCGCCAGCAAGGCCTGCACAACATCGGCGAAGCGGCACAACTGAGCGGTGTCAGCGCCAAGATGATCCGGCACTACGAGAGCATCGGCCTGATCCCGCAGGCCGGTCGCACGTTTGCCGGCTACCGCATCTACAGCGACGCCGACGTGCATCGCCTGGGCTTTATACACCGCGCGCGCCGGCTTGGCTTCTCGATGAAGCAGATCGAGGTCCTGCTTGGCCTTTGGGACGACCGCAGCCGCGCCAGCGCCGAAGTGAAGAAGCTGGCGCAGGCGCATGTCGACGAGCTGACGGCGAGGATCAGCGAGATGCAGTCAATGCAACGCACGCTGCAGGATCTCGCCCGCCGTTGTCATGGCGATGACCGGCCCGATTGCCCGATCCTCGACGACCTGGCGCACCATCAACCCGATTGA
- a CDS encoding alpha/beta fold hydrolase, with protein MKTLLVALALAAGSLVAANASAQVAKPTVILVHGAFADATSWNRVIEILKKDGYPVVAVANPLRGVASDGQYVSDVVASVTTPVVLVGHSYGGSVISTAARGHGNVQALVFVAAFAPEAGETAAGLSGKFPGSTLGPTLAPPVKLTGGGADLYIQQDKFHAQFAADVPAAEAALMAATQRPITEAALNEKAGTPAWTSVPSWFIYGDKDKNIPPQSLGFMAKRAGSKQTEVVAGASHVVMVSHAAAVAKMIERAAAAR; from the coding sequence ATGAAGACCTTGTTGGTCGCGCTGGCCCTCGCCGCCGGCAGCCTCGTCGCCGCAAACGCTTCGGCGCAGGTGGCGAAGCCCACCGTGATCCTGGTGCACGGCGCCTTCGCCGATGCAACAAGCTGGAACCGCGTGATCGAGATCCTGAAGAAGGATGGCTATCCGGTGGTGGCGGTGGCCAATCCGCTGCGCGGTGTCGCCAGCGATGGCCAGTACGTGTCCGACGTCGTGGCAAGCGTCACCACGCCGGTGGTCCTGGTCGGGCACTCCTACGGCGGCAGCGTCATCTCCACGGCGGCGCGCGGCCACGGCAACGTCCAGGCGCTGGTGTTCGTGGCCGCGTTCGCGCCCGAAGCCGGGGAGACGGCGGCCGGGCTGTCGGGCAAATTCCCCGGAAGCACCCTCGGCCCGACCCTGGCCCCGCCGGTGAAGTTGACCGGTGGCGGCGCCGATCTCTACATCCAGCAGGACAAGTTCCATGCGCAGTTCGCCGCCGATGTGCCGGCGGCGGAAGCCGCGCTGATGGCGGCGACGCAACGCCCGATCACCGAGGCCGCGCTCAACGAAAAGGCTGGCACGCCCGCCTGGACCAGCGTCCCGTCGTGGTTCATCTATGGTGACAAGGACAAGAACATCCCACCGCAGTCGCTGGGATTCATGGCCAAGCGCGCTGGGTCGAAGCAGACCGAAGTGGTTGCCGGTGCATCGCACGTGGTGATGGTGTCCCACGCCGCGGCCGTCGCGAAGATGATCGAGCGCGCCGCGGCAGCACGCTGA
- a CDS encoding DsbA family protein has protein sequence MANLKIPVGPDDHIQGNEDAAVTLVEYGDYQCPYCGDAYPQVKELQAEFPDDLRFVFRNFPITQLHPNAASAAATAEFAGSKGHFWEAHDALYENQESLGAPLYVELVSRLGLDPVELRDAIQADAFDERIRNDFNGGVRSGVNGTPSFFLNSVRFDGPVEALRDAIAELIAAAK, from the coding sequence ATGGCGAACCTCAAGATTCCGGTAGGCCCGGACGATCACATCCAGGGCAATGAAGACGCTGCGGTGACCCTGGTCGAGTACGGGGACTATCAGTGCCCCTATTGCGGCGATGCCTACCCACAGGTGAAGGAGCTGCAGGCGGAATTTCCAGATGACCTGCGTTTCGTGTTCCGCAACTTCCCGATCACCCAACTGCATCCCAACGCGGCCAGCGCGGCGGCCACGGCCGAGTTCGCCGGGAGCAAGGGGCACTTCTGGGAAGCGCACGACGCGCTGTACGAGAACCAGGAGAGTCTTGGTGCGCCGTTGTACGTGGAGCTGGTCAGCCGGCTCGGGCTGGATCCGGTCGAGCTTCGCGACGCCATCCAGGCTGATGCCTTCGACGAGAGGATCCGCAACGACTTCAACGGCGGTGTGCGCAGTGGTGTCAACGGAACGCCATCGTTTTTCTTGAACTCGGTGCGCTTCGACGGACCCGTCGAGGCGCTGCGAGACGCCATTGCCGAGCTGATAGCGGCCGCCAAATAG
- a CDS encoding redoxin domain-containing protein, with amino-acid sequence MPETILPAGTMAPDFTLSATPDQTLSLSELRGRPVILAFYPADWSPVCGDQMALYNEVLPAFKDAGATLLGISVDSVWCHQAFAQDRHLRFNLLADFEPKGEVARRYGAYDAQHGMTRRALFVIDKEGAIAWSYLSPTAVNPGADGILDALDKLQAQSSGKAG; translated from the coding sequence ATGCCCGAAACCATACTGCCTGCCGGCACGATGGCGCCGGATTTCACCCTCAGCGCAACGCCCGACCAGACGCTGTCGCTGAGCGAACTTCGCGGGCGCCCCGTGATCCTGGCCTTTTACCCGGCCGACTGGAGCCCGGTCTGCGGCGACCAGATGGCGCTGTACAACGAGGTGCTGCCTGCGTTCAAGGATGCGGGTGCGACGTTGCTGGGAATCTCCGTCGACAGCGTCTGGTGCCACCAGGCCTTCGCCCAGGACCGCCACCTTCGCTTCAACCTGCTGGCGGACTTCGAGCCGAAGGGGGAAGTGGCGCGGCGCTACGGCGCCTACGACGCCCAGCACGGCATGACCCGGCGGGCATTGTTCGTCATCGACAAGGAAGGCGCGATCGCCTGGAGCTACCTGTCGCCAACCGCGGTCAATCCCGGTGCCGACGGCATCCTCGATGCGCTGGACAAGCTCCAGGCGCAATCGTCCGGAAAGGCGGGCTGA
- a CDS encoding alpha/beta hydrolase encodes MLPNMPRPVLKACVCGIAQQRRLRVYATSVNVARGVPRLGAPDSRTRGANMTILTIRANGWMLAALIAVSCLLALPVANAQTSAPAKATNVVLVHGAWADGSSWAEVIPRLQAAGLKVTAVQNPLSSLDDSVAATRRALALQDGPTVLAAHSWGGTVISEVGTDPKVSALVYVAARAPDAAEDFVALSAKFPAGAVRAGIQTNDGYTLLAEDAFLKFFANGVEPTKAKTLYAVQGSTASSLFAGRTTQAAWKTKPSYYAVSRQDQTINADLERFLAKRMNATTIELDAGHLSLVSHPREVAELILRAAGRAK; translated from the coding sequence TTGCTGCCGAATATGCCCCGGCCGGTGTTAAAGGCTTGCGTATGCGGCATCGCGCAGCAGCGACGACTCCGCGTTTACGCCACCTCGGTCAATGTGGCACGCGGCGTGCCACGACTGGGCGCACCCGATTCACGAACCCGTGGAGCGAACATGACCATCCTGACGATCCGTGCCAATGGCTGGATGCTCGCGGCGCTCATTGCGGTGTCCTGCCTGCTTGCCTTGCCTGTCGCGAACGCGCAGACAAGCGCACCTGCCAAGGCAACCAATGTCGTGCTGGTGCACGGCGCATGGGCCGACGGCTCCAGTTGGGCCGAAGTGATCCCGCGACTGCAGGCCGCGGGCCTGAAGGTCACCGCCGTGCAGAACCCGCTCAGCTCGCTCGATGATTCGGTGGCCGCAACGCGTCGGGCACTGGCCTTGCAGGACGGCCCGACGGTGCTGGCCGCTCACTCGTGGGGTGGCACGGTGATCAGCGAAGTCGGCACCGATCCGAAGGTGAGCGCACTGGTGTATGTCGCGGCGCGCGCGCCGGACGCCGCCGAGGATTTCGTCGCATTGTCGGCAAAGTTTCCCGCCGGCGCGGTGCGCGCTGGCATCCAGACCAACGATGGCTACACGCTGCTCGCGGAGGATGCCTTTCTGAAGTTCTTCGCCAATGGCGTTGAACCGACGAAGGCGAAGACGCTGTACGCGGTGCAAGGATCGACCGCATCGTCGTTGTTCGCAGGACGCACCACCCAGGCCGCCTGGAAAACCAAACCGTCGTACTACGCCGTGTCTCGCCAGGACCAGACGATCAACGCGGACCTGGAGCGATTCCTCGCCAAGCGCATGAACGCAACGACCATCGAACTGGACGCCGGCCACCTTTCGCTGGTGTCGCATCCGCGCGAAGTCGCGGAGCTGATCCTGCGCGCGGCAGGCAGAGCGAAGTAG
- a CDS encoding DUF1249 domain-containing protein — MTSLATRSARIPRLSRFGWLMGLYAENHERFTRMFPPAGLLVGTYRSSAGDHLDLQLDVIEQHRYTTELRMTYAMRDPVTGEPDPSAFLRLYHDARQLEVTHCYVGRRWQDVIGMYPPPAEVLDHRTQMNTFLGKWLEYLAERGHGVATLRPVDAGTAAGGHDEKNLAANA, encoded by the coding sequence ATGACGTCCTTGGCCACACGCAGCGCACGCATTCCCCGCCTGAGTCGCTTCGGCTGGCTGATGGGTCTGTACGCGGAAAACCATGAGAGGTTCACGCGGATGTTCCCGCCGGCGGGATTGCTGGTCGGTACCTACCGCTCCAGTGCCGGCGACCACCTGGACCTGCAGCTGGACGTGATCGAGCAGCACCGCTACACCACCGAGCTGCGCATGACCTACGCCATGCGTGATCCGGTCACCGGGGAGCCTGATCCCTCGGCGTTTCTGCGCCTTTACCACGACGCCCGCCAGCTCGAGGTCACCCATTGCTACGTCGGGCGACGCTGGCAGGACGTGATCGGGATGTACCCGCCGCCGGCCGAAGTGCTCGACCACCGCACGCAGATGAACACGTTTCTCGGAAAGTGGCTCGAGTATCTAGCGGAGCGGGGACATGGTGTGGCAACATTGCGCCCCGTTGACGCCGGCACAGCCGCTGGCGGACACGACGAAAAAAATCTGGCAGCGAACGCTTGA
- the ppsR gene encoding posphoenolpyruvate synthetase regulatory kinase/phosphorylase PpsR translates to MAGVRPVFYVSDGTGITAETIGHSLLTQFTETRFVTDRIPFVDSIDRAREVAEKIRAAAETHGVRPVVINSCMDSDVSLALAESGALMLDVFAPFIEPLERELEQTRQRYVGRAHGMFDFDTYHRRINAMNFALTHDDGQAVDYADADLILVAVSRAGKTPTCVYLALHYGIRAANYPLTEEDLEHDRLPPRLRPYRNKLFGLTIDPVRLQQIRQERRPNSRYSQLETCKREVSAAEMMFRAERIPTLSTTHTSIEEISSKVLTTLGIHREMF, encoded by the coding sequence ATGGCAGGCGTGCGACCGGTGTTCTATGTGTCAGACGGTACGGGCATCACCGCCGAAACCATCGGCCACAGCCTCCTCACCCAGTTCACCGAGACCCGGTTCGTGACCGACCGCATCCCCTTCGTCGACAGCATCGACCGGGCCCGGGAGGTGGCGGAGAAGATCCGCGCCGCGGCCGAGACCCACGGCGTACGCCCGGTGGTGATCAATTCCTGCATGGATTCCGATGTCAGCCTGGCCCTGGCGGAGAGCGGCGCGCTGATGCTGGACGTGTTCGCGCCCTTCATCGAGCCGCTGGAGCGCGAGCTCGAGCAGACCCGCCAGCGCTACGTGGGCCGCGCCCACGGCATGTTCGATTTCGACACCTATCACCGCCGCATCAACGCAATGAACTTCGCCCTGACCCACGACGACGGCCAGGCGGTCGACTACGCCGATGCCGACCTGATCCTCGTGGCGGTGTCGCGGGCGGGAAAGACGCCGACCTGCGTGTACCTGGCGCTGCACTACGGCATCCGCGCCGCCAACTACCCGCTGACCGAGGAAGACCTCGAACACGACCGCCTGCCCCCGCGCCTGCGGCCGTACCGCAACAAGCTGTTCGGGCTGACGATCGACCCGGTGCGCCTGCAGCAGATCCGCCAGGAGCGCCGTCCGAACTCGCGTTATTCGCAGCTGGAAACCTGCAAACGCGAGGTTTCCGCGGCAGAAATGATGTTCCGCGCAGAGAGGATTCCGACGCTGAGCACGACCCATACCTCGATCGAGGAGATCTCGAGCAAGGTGCTGACGACGCTGGGAATCCACCGCGAGATGTTCTGA
- the ppsA gene encoding phosphoenolpyruvate synthase, translating into MNENILWLHALRLTDLARVGGKNSSLGEMIGNLAGLGVSVPGGYATTAEAFKDFIAHNNLHQRIYDKLATLDVEDVPALTAAGGEIRKWVIDAPLQPQLDADIRTAYKQLCDENGGGEVAVAVRSSATAEDLPDASFAGQQETFLNVTGAEDVVHKVKEVFASLYNDRAIAYRVHHGFKHEDVFLSAGVQLMVRSNVGSSGVLFTLDTESGFRDVVFITSSYGLGEMVVQGAVNPDEFYVYKPTLLQGKKAILRRGIGAKQQRMVYSDVPGERVRIEETPADLRNTFSISDEDVQELAKQSLVIEKHYGRPMDIEWAKDGVSGKLFIVQARPETVKSRGKATQIERYQLTKRGEVICEGRAIGQKVGTGVARVVRSLADMSRVQPGDVLVADMTDPDWEPVMKRSAAIVTNRGGRTCHAAIIARELGVPAVVGTGNALDTIKDGQEVTISCAEGDTGFIYDGALPFERHTADLDKMPEAPLKVMMNVANPERAFDFAMLPNAGVGLARLEMIIASHIGIHPKALLEYSQQDAATKKKIDEKIAGYGGDPVAFYVDRLAEGIATITAAFAPNPVIVRLSDFKSNEYANLIGGNRYEPHEENPMIGFRGASRYVDPSFTDAFALECQAVLKVREEMGLTNCWVMIPFVRTLDEGRKVVEVLKANGLEQGKDGLKIIMMCEVPSNALLAEEFLEIFDGFSIGSNDLTQLTLGLDRDSGIVAKLFDERDPAVKKLLAMAISTARAKGKYVGICGQGPSDHPDLAEWLMDQGIESVSLNPDTVVDTWLRLAKAKAKSKAA; encoded by the coding sequence TTGAACGAGAACATCCTCTGGCTGCACGCGCTGCGCCTTACCGATCTGGCACGTGTCGGCGGCAAGAATTCCTCGCTCGGCGAGATGATCGGCAACCTTGCAGGCCTCGGTGTTTCCGTCCCGGGCGGCTACGCGACCACGGCCGAAGCCTTCAAGGACTTCATCGCCCACAACAACCTGCACCAGCGCATCTACGACAAGCTCGCCACGCTCGACGTCGAGGACGTGCCGGCGCTGACCGCGGCCGGTGGCGAGATTCGCAAGTGGGTGATCGACGCGCCGCTGCAGCCGCAGCTGGATGCCGACATCCGCACCGCCTACAAGCAGCTATGCGACGAGAACGGCGGCGGTGAAGTCGCCGTGGCCGTGCGCTCCTCGGCGACCGCCGAAGACCTGCCCGATGCCTCGTTCGCCGGCCAGCAGGAGACCTTCCTCAACGTCACCGGTGCCGAGGACGTCGTGCACAAGGTCAAGGAAGTCTTCGCCAGCCTCTACAACGACCGCGCCATCGCCTACCGCGTGCACCACGGCTTCAAGCACGAGGACGTGTTCCTGTCGGCCGGCGTGCAGCTGATGGTGCGCTCCAACGTCGGTTCCTCCGGCGTGCTGTTCACCCTCGACACCGAGTCGGGTTTCCGCGACGTGGTGTTCATCACCTCCAGCTACGGCCTGGGCGAGATGGTCGTGCAGGGCGCGGTCAACCCGGACGAGTTCTACGTCTACAAGCCGACCCTGCTGCAGGGCAAGAAGGCGATCCTGCGCCGCGGCATCGGCGCCAAGCAGCAGCGCATGGTCTATTCCGACGTCCCCGGCGAGCGCGTGCGCATCGAGGAGACGCCGGCCGACCTGCGCAACACGTTCTCGATCAGTGACGAGGACGTGCAGGAACTGGCCAAGCAGTCGCTGGTCATCGAGAAGCATTACGGCCGCCCGATGGACATCGAGTGGGCGAAGGACGGCGTCAGCGGCAAGCTGTTCATCGTCCAGGCCCGTCCGGAGACCGTGAAGTCGCGCGGCAAGGCCACCCAGATCGAGCGCTACCAGCTCACCAAGCGTGGCGAGGTGATCTGCGAAGGCCGCGCGATCGGCCAGAAGGTCGGCACCGGCGTGGCCCGCGTGGTCCGTTCGCTGGCCGACATGAGCCGCGTGCAGCCCGGCGACGTGCTGGTGGCCGACATGACCGACCCCGACTGGGAGCCGGTGATGAAGCGTTCGGCGGCGATCGTCACCAACCGTGGCGGCCGCACCTGCCACGCCGCGATCATCGCCCGCGAGCTCGGCGTGCCGGCCGTGGTCGGTACCGGCAACGCGCTGGACACGATCAAGGACGGCCAGGAAGTCACCATCAGCTGCGCCGAAGGCGACACCGGCTTCATCTACGACGGTGCCCTGCCCTTCGAGCGCCACACCGCCGACCTGGACAAGATGCCCGAGGCGCCGCTCAAGGTGATGATGAACGTCGCCAACCCCGAGCGTGCGTTCGACTTCGCCATGCTGCCCAACGCCGGTGTCGGCCTGGCGCGCCTGGAAATGATCATCGCCAGCCACATCGGCATCCATCCCAAGGCCCTGCTCGAGTACAGCCAGCAGGACGCCGCGACGAAGAAGAAGATCGACGAGAAGATCGCCGGCTACGGCGGCGACCCGGTCGCGTTCTACGTCGACCGCCTGGCCGAGGGCATCGCCACGATCACCGCCGCGTTCGCGCCGAATCCGGTGATCGTGCGTCTGTCGGACTTCAAGTCCAACGAGTACGCCAATCTCATCGGCGGCAACCGCTACGAGCCGCACGAAGAGAACCCGATGATCGGCTTCCGCGGCGCCAGCCGTTACGTCGACCCGAGCTTCACCGACGCCTTCGCGCTGGAGTGCCAGGCGGTGCTGAAGGTGCGCGAGGAAATGGGCCTGACCAACTGCTGGGTCATGATCCCGTTCGTGCGCACGCTCGACGAAGGCCGCAAGGTGGTCGAAGTGCTCAAGGCCAATGGCCTGGAGCAGGGCAAGGACGGCCTGAAGATCATCATGATGTGCGAGGTCCCGTCGAACGCACTGCTCGCCGAGGAGTTCCTCGAGATCTTCGACGGCTTCTCGATCGGATCCAACGACCTCACCCAGCTCACCCTGGGCCTGGACCGCGACTCGGGCATCGTCGCCAAGCTGTTCGACGAGCGCGATCCGGCGGTGAAGAAGTTGCTGGCAATGGCCATCTCGACCGCACGCGCCAAGGGCAAGTACGTCGGCATCTGCGGCCAGGGTCCGAGCGATCACCCGGACCTGGCCGAGTGGCTGATGGACCAGGGCATCGAGTCGGTCTCGCTGAACCCCGACACCGTCGTCGACACCTGGCTGCGCCTGGCAAAGGCCAAGGCCAAGTCGAAAGCGGCATGA